The DNA sequence TCCAATTTGAATGTGGAAACTACTCTGGTGCTGCTGATTATCTGCACCAGTACAGAGCCTTGTGTACCAACAATGACAAAAGTTTGAGTGCATTATGGGGGAAGTTGGCAGCAGAGGTCCTGATGCAAAATTGGGATATTGCGCTGGAGGAGCTTAACCATTTGAAGGAAATCATTGACTCCAAGGTTGTTTGGTGCACATATTGTGACTCTCTAAGTTTGCTTATTTGTGTTTTTAAAATCAGtatgcctttgcagaatttcTCTTCCCCCCTGAATCAAGTCCAAAATAGAATATGGTTAATGCACTGGAGTctattcatcttcttcaaccatGATAATGGAAGAACTCAGATTATTGACTTGTTTAATCAAGATAAGTATGTTTCTTGACTATTTGTTCTCTTAGATGTTTCTATGTGCAGTCTGCTATTTGATGATATTTCATTTCTGTGTTCGAAAAAGAAGGGGAACAATAAATTGTAATCAACTGCCTACTTACTTGTAGGTATCTGAGTGCCATTCAAACAAATGCACCCCACCTTTTACGGTACCTGGCTACTGCCTTCATTGTGAACAAAAGGAGAAGGCCACAGTTTAAGGAATTCATAAAGGTTATCCAGCCAGAGCAGTACTCTCATGATGATCCCATTACAGAGTTTCTGGCCTGCATCTATGTCAACTATGACTTTGATGGAGCTCAAAAGAAAATGAGAGAGTGTGAAGAAGTAAATTTCCTCAACTCCAAAAGCTCCTCATTCATGTCTATGGTGTGATCCTttgaatatatattaattttttaaactgTATGATTGTGCAGGCTATATTGAACGACCCATTTCTTGGAAAAAGAATCGAAGAGGGAAATTTCACAACTGTACCTCTGAGAGATGAATTTCTTGAAAATGCTCGTCTCTTCATCTTTGAGACCTACTGCCGCATTCATCAGCGCATTGATATGGGGTATGTACCTGAAATTGTTCTCTAACTACGGAgtattttttcttcaattttcttttctgcCTGGTTCCTGTTCTTCAAATGAATAGCCACACTAACTTTACTTTTTTAACTTTGCCACCATCAATACAAATTCTAGGCACATGTAGTAAGTTTATTCTTATGTATATTGGAATATTGCTGAATAG is a window from the Salvia splendens isolate huo1 unplaced genomic scaffold, SspV2 ctg408, whole genome shotgun sequence genome containing:
- the LOC121790086 gene encoding eukaryotic translation initiation factor 3 subunit E-like, with product MASKFDLTPRIAPNLDRHLVFPLLEFLQERGLYPEEDILKAKIELLNHTNMVDYAMDIHKSLYRSDDVPQDMIDRRAEVVGRLKVLEDGAAPLIGFLQNPQAVQELRADKQYNLQMLNERYQIGPEQIDALYDYAKFQFECGNYSGAADYLHQYRALCTNNDKSLSALWGKLAAEVLMQNWDIALEELNHLKEIIDSKNFSSPLNQVQNRIWLMHWSLFIFFNHDNGRTQIIDLFNQDKYLSAIQTNAPHLLRYLATAFIVNKRRRPQFKEFIKVIQPEQYSHDDPITEFLACIYVNYDFDGAQKKMRECEEAILNDPFLGKRIEEGNFTTVPLRDEFLENARLFIFETYCRIHQRIDMGVLAEKLNLNYEEAERWIVNLIRTSKLEARIDSKLGTIIMEPNDTNVYEQLINHTTALSNRTYKIVHQLLENAPAQTAR